In one window of Rhizobium oryzihabitans DNA:
- a CDS encoding GlsB/YeaQ/YmgE family stress response membrane protein produces MESVGWIAAIIIGGLAGWLAGKLMDMRFGVFMNIVLGIVGSVVAVAVLRTFDVFVQDSRLGYFVTSFIGASLLLFLAKLVRR; encoded by the coding sequence ATGGAAAGTGTAGGCTGGATTGCAGCAATCATCATCGGCGGTCTGGCCGGCTGGCTTGCGGGCAAGCTCATGGACATGCGCTTCGGCGTTTTCATGAACATCGTTCTTGGCATCGTCGGTTCGGTCGTCGCGGTTGCGGTACTGAGAACCTTCGACGTTTTCGTCCAGGACAGCAGGCTCGGTTATTTCGTAACGTCCTTCATCGGTGCCAGCCTGTTGCTGTTTTTGGCAAAGCTGGTACGTCGCTGA